A stretch of DNA from Anopheles ziemanni chromosome 3, idAnoZiCoDA_A2_x.2, whole genome shotgun sequence:
AAGAAATTTACGGCACTTATCATCCCATCGTGGTGTAAACTTATCACAAAAACGAGCAAATGCAACAAGTTTACGATGGCAGCAAAGGGTGggtaatagtaataataaaagtttaaattcaaaattagaATAGATTGTTCGCTTGGCCAATAGGAGAAACCCTAGCGACAGAATACATAGAGAAACCATAATTTCCactattgaaaaacaaaacgaataaatAATAGTGAATTACAAATTAGGAAAAGATCAACCAATTGAAGCGAATAAAAAAGCCTTAACCCAAGGGTGAGTGCAAATCGAACCTAATCAAAAAGGATTTTCAGTAATATAACTGAAAATTACTTGATTACGAAACAGTATCGCATAATTAAATGTTATGTTATTTGAATTTACGAATAGCAAAGTGGAAAAGATCGCGTTGTATCGTTGTATTTCACCTGCTTCCGATGACATTTTGACCAATATTATGTACAATCAAGAAGAGTAAAGGtaattaatttgaatatttcaattttttgcttcGAGGATTAAGTTAAAATTTCCGATAATTCAAGCAACCGATACGATGTAAGCTGCTGTTTGCTGTAACAGCGTATGCATGAAAATATTGTCCAGAATATTTTCCACCGGGTGAGGTTCCAGCAAGAAAagttatttgtttatgtttgatcAACAGTGATGCGAGACGCCTTCTTCCAGATAAATTGTACAAAGTTATAAAATGGCGATCCGAAAACTACTGCAGTACGATCGTAATGTGTTGCGGCGTTCATTTTCAACCGACCATCGTCATTGTcgaagcaaaaatgaaacgaaattgaGTTCGTACGATTCCTACCCCGACTCGATGCTTCATCCGATGGTGAAAGGCACTGGGGGCTCATTCAAGTGGGATATTACCGAGCCGGCCAAACTAACCCTATACAAACTGAAAGACTTTATTGACGAGTTCACCGGTGGAGTTGCAGTCAGAGAATCTCAACAAAAGGTAAACGAATTGCAAAACAAAGTTAGTGGGCTGCTGGATAAACGCAGCAAGACCGAGCTGAAGCTTTTTGAAGTTAAAAAGAAGGTGACTGATGTGAATGCTGCCCAGCAATCTGTTTCGCGGGACgatatcaattattttgaCCTCATCCGCGAGGAATTTCTGGTAAGTAGCTAGGAATGGTCAACAAGTCGATCCTTACGAGTGctttcaaataaaagaaaattttctctTCCAGCTTAAATCAGAAAAACAGAACATTGAAAACCTGTTGGAAGTGCTCAGCCATGAACATCAGGTTTTGTTGCTCCAATTAACACATGCTCTCAGTGACGTTCATGCAAAGGAACGGCAAGAAGTTAACAACATGAGAGTCATTAAATTGTTTCTAACGATCGTGCTGGGCATCGCCGGCTTCGCAGGTAATGCCGGCTACAACCATTACAAGGATAGGAAGGTCCAGCAGCAGCTAGAGGTATTAGTTAAGTATGTGGAGGGTGAAAAAGCACGACAGGGAAAAACAGGCGAATCATGGGGCAGTTATTTGTACCGACAGCCGGGCCGATTTTATCGATACATGTTTACGAAGCAACGTTGACGGATGATGTACCATTTGATTCCATAAGTGCCACAAAGAATGTCGGTTGTTACTCGCCGGTGGTTTGTCGATTTAAGTAATAAAACCcaaatgaaatatgaaatatcAGTTGAATTGGAACGGCATAAGTGTAATTGAGATGCATTTTCAAGCTATTATTCACATTAACTGCATCTCGTGCAACCTTAAATTTTAAAAGGTCCGGAATTGAAAGCATTATagcgtttattttgtttaattgttgCACTTTGATAATTTGTATTCATAAATTGCAACTatgtaattaaaacaaactccaTGTTAACGTTCGAATCAAACATCTTTGACGTAATAGAGTTCATCTTCAATAAATACAGTATTTTTCACCGgggtttattttgaaaatagcCGGTGTTGACAGACTGTCCGTGACAAAacaatttgcaaacaaaatagaatATGTGATATTAGCGTAGATAAACAACAGTGCTTacgaaaatttgcattttaaaaagGCATTTCAACAAGCATTTAACGTGCGCCGATTGGTATAACgaattatgttttcaaaaaggATTGTAATGTGCACAGCACATAGCTGGAAGCAAACACCGCTAGGAACAAATTACATCATACTGGTACGCACGTTTGCTGATCGAGCCAAGGCAATCGATACCCCAACTCAAGAGAAGGAATCCTATCAATATTATACCATTTCGCCGGAAGATGGCAAACCAAATTCCACCCAACAATCGTCAGCAAATCTAGCTTTGCGCCGTATCAGTTTGATCGATCTGGCCAAAAGTAAGCTGTACGAAGCACAATCGTTTTACGACGAGTTCAGCGGCATGAGCGAGGTGAAAATGGCCCAGAACAAGGTGATTGAAATACAGGACCAACTGCAGCTGGTGCAGGAACGCCGGCGCCACATTTTGCTTGAGCTGACGCTGGTTAGGAAACAGCTGCAGGATATCCATATCGAGCTGCAGAAAGCGACCCGCGGTGAACATCGCTACGTGGAGTTGATCAAGCAAGAGTTTGATGTAAGATCACTTGTCGGAATTGGCATTTGGGCGCACTGGCATAACAGTTATAAATTCTTACCATTCCAGGTGATAGCAcgagagaaggagaaaaatcaaATCTTTCAAATCATCGATCAGGAGGAACGGGAACTATTCTCGCACTTGACGGCGGCCGTGAAAACTTCGCATGAAAAAGAACGAACGCAGGCTAACAACGTGAAGTACTGGTCGATCATCGCTTCCGGAGTCGGTGCTCTGTTGGGTATTGTGGCCACGTCTATCAATTACTACTTTCGCAACACACAGTTCGAAACCATACGGAGGGCGGCAGAAGAGAGCAATCAAAAGTTGCTGGTTGTGGAACAAAAACTAAGCAACTTGGAAGCGTCCTTGGGAAAGATGAATGTAGAGTGGAACCGCTATTTGGTCGCCAAACGTGTAGCGGAACAGCGGTTGGTAACGCGACCGATAACGGAATCGTGGGGAAGTTACCTTCGCCGGCATACGTCACGATTCTTCCGATTTTTCATACCGAAGGCGTAGTAGTTTTATCCTTTTCTGTGTGGTAGGTAATACAAGAATTTAACAATGAtttctatttccttttttatagcattgttttctttttctcacgaACATAAGAAGTTAGCCAAATAATTATTTAGTCGCACCGTTGGTGGCGAACTTAttcagaaaatttaaaaatacgtctatatataaaataaaaaacttatTCCTCTGTTTTCAAGtcattaaaatttatattttgtgcGTATTAAGGATAAAATAAGGGgctttaatttacattttacttcTGATGTACCTATCTTTAAATATCCTTATAGTATCTTCAAATATCCTGGTAATTTATCCGTATATCCCCACCCTTTCTGACCATGGCCTACTACTATtatgcaattttgttttctttcatccgCATTGTGACATCAAGTTGAGATCAAGTCGGAACTAATTAATCTGGGAGATTTAATTTACTTCAAGCTTCTTTCACAGATTGTCCAGTCTCCCTTCCACCTTTCCAAATGAACTAATCATTCGAACTCCCACTGGTTGCCTAACGATGAATGAGTTTCATTAAATAAAAgcggacgaaaaacaaatttgattcaCCTTGCCCCTTGTCGCCGTGCGTATTCAAAGACACTACAATGTGGCGCTGGAATGGTTCCTGGAAACGCATGGTGAGTCTGCCGGACTATTGGTTCAATTATTGTCCTCTCAACCCTTCCCCGGTTAGCGTGCCAAAGTCTATAATTGACTCCGAAgtttcgtaatttcaaactCCCCGTTACAGTGAGACGGACGTGTAGGTGGTGCCGGATAGTCTGCAACCTCTCTCAAGCAAGAAATGTTTAAGAAAAGTGCCCAGGGATCCATCTTGAAGcgattaaattcaatttccgcCCTTCCATCACCGTGCCAAGTCTGGGCAGGGAGTCACAATTAAAGTTAATCTCATCACAGTAGGCGATTCCATTGCGTGTGGATTTTTCCTTCGCGACCGAGACGGAAGAGAAAAGAAGTTTTGCACCCGTTGGTTGAACTTTGAGCACGTGAAATATCCGTtgatggtgttgtttttgttccacTGAGAATTTATTCCAAGTGCACCTTTAAACCGTCGTCCCCAGAAAGTCGACGGTTCCCGTCGCCGGTGGGTTATCGTTAAAGTTTACGAATAGGAAAAACGTCACAAGCATAATCCCGGTTGCCATCACGATGCCGACCACCAGAAAGCAAAGTGCAAGGGCAATCACGGTCACAAGTAGCACGGACATTCGCCCTCTGCGATGGAGCAGGAGTTCCAGCTCGTCGAACAGATCGAGTGAAGCCGGCCCAGGCTTGTTTCCACCATCCGGGTCCATCGAGGATGTTAGCTTGTGTCGGAGATGTGACATTCCATCGTGGCAGAACGGATTACGTTTCATTTCACAACCTTTATTCGCTTCGTTGGCAATCGGACGACATAACCTAGCGGTATGGAAATTATTGAACAATTAGTACCCCATTCTAAGGTCTTGTAGCTCACCGGTGACAGACCTCTAGACACCTGCACTTTGTATTGTTGCCTATCGCTGGGTCGACGATCCTGGCGTGTCCGGTACCGAACCCGGCATCGAGAGTACTGCCACAAGAACATCGGAAACAGTAGTAGTAAACAAATATTCGCCGTCTACTACGATTAGATTAGAAAGCGGCGGTCCATAATACGCTGTATAATACGGTCCCTCATTTGTTCGCTCCCTTCCGTTTGGTTCGCTCTCGCCAAATCATCTCGCTCGCTTCCATTCCCGCGGTGGGTCAGTTTTGATCCTAGGCCTTCACT
This window harbors:
- the LOC131284289 gene encoding uncharacterized protein LOC131284289, with protein sequence MAIRKLLQYDRNVLRRSFSTDHRHCRSKNETKLSSYDSYPDSMLHPMVKGTGGSFKWDITEPAKLTLYKLKDFIDEFTGGVAVRESQQKVNELQNKVSGLLDKRSKTELKLFEVKKKVTDVNAAQQSVSRDDINYFDLIREEFLLKSEKQNIENLLEVLSHEHQVLLLQLTHALSDVHAKERQEVNNMRVIKLFLTIVLGIAGFAAHSWKQTPLGTNYIILVRTFADRAKAIDTPTQEKESYQYYTISPEDGKPNSTQQSSANLALRRISLIDLAKSKLYEAQSFYDEFSGMSEVKMAQNKVIEIQDQLQLVQERRRHILLELTLVRKQLQDIHIELQKATRGEHRYVELIKQEFDVIAREKEKNQIFQIIDQEERELFSHLTAAVKTSHEKERTQANNVKYWSIIASGVGALLGIVATSINYYFRNTQFETIRRAAEESNQKLLVVEQKLSNLEASLGKMNVEWNRYLVAKRVAEQRLVTRPITESWGSYLRRHTSRFFRFFIPKA